A single region of the Halichondria panicea chromosome 10, odHalPani1.1, whole genome shotgun sequence genome encodes:
- the LOC135343402 gene encoding large ribosomal subunit protein uL3-like has protein sequence MPMFKQALRFIRGLGSCRSLAVRACRPVSSDALSREELQVAESVLARLNSEAKEDEPAASIRVAHLPLKAGEWSRTSRRCGAVAIKLGMSQVWTKEGTSVAVTLLQIVDNEVVMVRTREGEGYNGLQVGAVNHPKIRNITKPVLGQYTKADVTPKRVLQEFRVSEDALLPVGTSITASHFTPGQYVDVCAKTIGKGFAGVMKRHGMSGMPASHGVTKAHRKMGATGGGQEPGRIWPGKKMPGRMGGKRATAQCLKVYRVNHKYNVLYVKGPVPGHTNTYVRVTDARRKPRPHHAPFPTGGGPETEESYCTDIHFPHQPTLDFPDKRKK, from the exons ATGCCTATGTTCAAGCAAGCCCTACGCTTCATTAGAGGACTTGGTAGCTGTCGGTCATTAGCAGTGAGAGCATGTCGTCCCGTATCCTCTGATGCACTCTCCAGAGAAGAGCTCCAAGTGGCAGAATCGGTACTGGCTAGACTAAATAGTGAGGCTAAAGAGGATGAACCCGCGGCGTCTATTAGAGTGGCCCACCTCCCCCTAAAAGCAGGAGAATGGAGTCGTACGTCACGTCGTTGTGGAGCTGTAGCCATCAAGTTAGGTATGAGTCAAGTATGGACTAAAGAGGGGACCTCCGTAGCTGTCACCCTCCTccag ATTGTGGACAATGAGGTGGTGATGGTTCGTACACGCGAGGGAGAGGGGTACAATGGACTACAAGTTGGAGCAGTCAACCATCCTAAGATTAGGAAT ATAACCAAACCTGTGCTGGGTCAGTATACAAAAGCTGATGTAACACCAAAGAGAGTCTTACAAGAGTTCAGGGTATCGGAGGATGCTCTCCTCCCAGTGGGCACATCTATCACAGCCTCACACTTCACACCAGGCCAATATGTCGATGTCTGTGCCAAGAC CATTGGGAAGGGCTTTGCTGGAGTGATGAAACGTCATGGTATGAGCGGTATGCCAGCCTCGCATGGCGTGACTAAGGCTCACCGTAAGATGGGTGCCACTGGAGGAGGTCAAGAACCTGGCAGGATATGGCCTGGTAAGAAGATGCCAGGGAGGATGGGGGGAAAGAGAGCTACAGCACAATGCCTCAAG GTGTACAGAGTCAACCATAAGTACAACGTACTGTATGTTAAAggacctgtgccaggacatacTAATACTTATGTGCGAGTGACAGATGCTAGGAGGAagccacgcccacaccacGCCCCATTTCCAacaggaggtggtccagaGACTGAGGAGAGTTATTGCACTGATATCCACTTCCCACACCAACCAACACTAGACTTCCCTGATAAGAGAAAGAAATAG
- the LOC135343401 gene encoding uncharacterized protein LOC135343401 isoform X2, which produces MMELRVILLCVVCVLLGHCLQATVSQDCSTGGEDCDTTPLLHSNVTYREVSSLKGYNGMDVCLLVSGASSMSGKHLWLQKVVTLLEEQFNSLDIVSNQYCLVHFGSNRRSLTGHFLTANDNVFFPSNDFVLARRRLQKKGDVADGYEAVQFTLSHAPFRTDPRIGRALLLVTDMGRTALAASSHLNRDNVFSLLAGHETALNVVVDVSMRLPGRLPGKIVLGLHDTHTVSTLSENGASYEIMDSNVEVTSVQGNTVEDYVTLATASGGSSWPLSLLATSNLTVLKTFVRAFVTENDIQRTLSVSVCEECECVQVGVGGECARRDCVKATDQETCRCLANNAPTECLTPSPVTPEGGQSSVLNPQPTSIPRPLLVTGAVDQFPGGEVELSFNSTINRASYECVFLTNDTDTPQLLPCSSPYYLKSLPSGDHKMLVIGKRKDSIGTRIFAFTLTTPTLPHITPTAVDAGNGSLRVETQHYGFSLDVTLYCSLAGGPFYQCECECVWVGVTFYCSLAGGPFYQCGVSEVLSAERLGTDQSVFVVVAIGNRGLLAAGSLLVQRPYTKPTGPIVVGIPTVDAPDPFGRIRIRYNTSRPDVRCLCRIVGLRLVDCSAMEYTSDPRVLGGGDHTLSITCMDEDGYADNKLIKFSLSLPPTPPPGPLSCDVHVRIQEHRLVADYTCDRRVMATCQVSSLQQESCNSPSGIYVANVSTLGGGPHVFILCVDDGFGKTLMKILPFTIGTAQRKCCPLINSTLSLLNISQPHDTSLYLSVAPGNCSLSEGFSYSVAWGDGSIDSGTLVRLEPLHTSHRYQESGHGSEDSGSGYNVEVSYCNNPSIETNICCSSLVLPVEPH; this is translated from the exons ATGATGGAGCTTAGAGTTATAttgctgtgtgttgtgtgtgtgctgctGGGGCATTGTCTGCAAGCTACTGTCTCTCAAGACTGCAGTACAG GAGGAGAGGATTGTGACACCACCCCGCTCCTTCACA GCAATGTAACATACAGGGAAGTGTCTTCATTGAAAGGCTATAATGGGATGGATGTGTGCCTCCTGGTATCAGGAGCTAGCAGCATGTCAGGAAAGCATCTCTGGCTACAGAAAGTGGTCACTCTGCTGGAGGAGCAATTCAACTCGCTGGACATCGTCTCTAATCAATACTGTCTTGTGCATTTTGGCAGTAATAGACGATCGCTGACTGGGCATTTTCTCACAGCAAATGATAACGTATTTTTTCCCTCTAACGACTTTGTGTTGGCACGGCGACGACTACAGAAAAAAGGCGATGTTGCCGATGGTTACGAAGCAGTTCAGTTCACATTATCCCATGCTCCATTCCGCACTGACCCTCGTATTGGCCGAGCACTGCTACTAGTCACAGACATGGGTCGCACAGCTCTGGCTGCAAGCAGTCATCTGAATAGAGATAACGTCTTTAGTCTATTAGCTGGTCATGAGACTGCACTGAATGTCGTGGTGGACGTGTCCATGCGATTACCCGGGCGATTACCCGGGAAGATAGTACTAGGTCTACATGACACGCATACAGTATCCACACTATCTGAGAATGGTGCAAGTTATGAGATCATGGACTCTAATGTGGAGGTGACCAGTGTGCAAGGGAACACTGTAGAGGACTATGTAACCCTGGCAACGGCTAGCGGAGGATCGTCATGGCCACTGTCACTATTGGCAACAAGTAACCTCACTGTACTGAAAACTTTTGTGCGAGCTTTCGTGACAGAAAATGACATTCAAAGAACTCtttctgtgagtgtgtgtgaagagtgtgagtgtgtgcaggTGGGCGTAGGTGGAGAGTGTGCCAGGCGTGACTGTGTGAAGGCCACTGACCAGGAGACCTGCCGTTGCCTTGCCAACAACGCCCCTACAGAG TGTTTGACCCCCTCGCCTGTGACCCCCGAGGGGGGGCAGTCCTCTGTGCTTAACCCCCAGCCCACCTCAATACCTC GTCCTCTGTTGGTGACAGGGGCAGTGGATCAGTTCCCTGGAGGGGAAGTGGAGCTCAGCTTTAATAGTACCATTAATAGAGCCTCTTATGAATGTGTCTTCCTGACCAACgacacagacacaccacaGCTACTaccat GTTCCAGTCCCTACTACCTCAAGAGTCTGCCTTCTGGGGATCACAAGATGCTTGTCATTGGAAAGAGAAAAGATTCTATTGGTACGAGGATATTTGCCTTCacgttgaccacacccacactccccCACATCACGCCCACGGCTGTTGATGCTGGTAATGGCAGTCTAAGAGTGGAGACACAACACTATGGCTTCTCCCTGGATGTGACACTTTACTGCTCGCTGGCTGGAGGTCCATTCTatcagtgtgagtgtgagtgtgtgtgggtgggtgtgacaTTTTACTGCTCGCTGGCTGGAGGTCCTTTCTatcagt GTGGTGTGTCTGAGGTGTTATCAGCGGAGAGATTGGGGACTGACCAATCAGTGTTTGTCGTTGTTGCTATTGGCAACCGTGGTCTACTAGCAGCGGGAAGTCTCCTAGTGCAAAGACCCTACACTAAACCCACAG GTCCTATTGTGGTTGGTATTCCAACAGTAGACGCCCCTGATCCATTTGGGCGTATCAGAATACGCTACAATACGTCACGTCCTGATGTGCGTTGTTTGTGTCGAATAGTGGGACTGAGATTAGTGGATTGTAGTGCGATGGAGTACACTAGTGACCCTCGTGTGTTGGGAGGTGGTGATCACACTCTCTCCATAACCTGTATGGATGAAGATGGCTATGCGGACAATAAGCTCATCAAATTCTcactctctctccctcccacaccac cTCCCGGACCATTGTCGTGTGACGTACATGTGAGGATACAGGAGCACCGATTGGTCGCTGACTACACTTGTGATAGGAGGGTTATGGCAACTTGTCAGGTCTCCAGTCTACAACAAGAGTCCT GTAACTCTCCTAGTGGTATATACGTGGCTAACGTCAGCACGCTGGGAGGTGGACCACACGTGTTCATTCTGTGTGTGGATGATGGGTTTGGCAAGACACTCATGAAGATCCTGCCCTTCACTATTGGAACAG CCCAGCGTAAGTGTTGCCCTCTCATCAACTCCACTCTCTCATTACTCAACATCTCACAACCTCACGACACGAGTCTATACCTCTCTGTTGCCCCTGGCAACTGCTCCTTGTCCGAGGGATTCAG CTATTCTGTTGCCTGGGGGGATGGCAGTATAGACTCAGGAACACTGGTCAGGCTAGAACCACTACACACAAGTCATCGTTACCAGGAAAGTGGGCATGGCTCCGAGGATAGTGGAAGTGGCTACAACGTGGAGGTGTCTTATTGCAACAATCCATCTATAGAGACGAACATTTGCTGCTCCTCGCTAGTGCTGCCAGTAGAACCACACTga
- the LOC135343401 gene encoding uncharacterized protein LOC135343401 isoform X1, whose product MMELRVILLCVVCVLLGHCLQATVSQDCSTGGEDCDTTPLLHSNVTYREVSSLKGYNGMDVCLLVSGASSMSGKHLWLQKVVTLLEEQFNSLDIVSNQYCLVHFGSNRRSLTGHFLTANDNVFFPSNDFVLARRRLQKKGDVADGYEAVQFTLSHAPFRTDPRIGRALLLVTDMGRTALAASSHLNRDNVFSLLAGHETALNVVVDVSMRLPGRLPGKIVLGLHDTHTVSTLSENGASYEIMDSNVEVTSVQGNTVEDYVTLATASGGSSWPLSLLATSNLTVLKTFVRAFVTENDIQRTLSVSVCEECECVQVGVGGECARRDCVKATDQETCRCLANNAPTECLTPSPVTPEGGQSSVLNPQPTSIPRPLLVTGAVDQFPGGEVELSFNSTINRASYECVFLTNDTDTPQLLPCSSPYYLKSLPSGDHKMLVIGKRKDSIGTRIFAFTLTTPTLPHITPTAVDAGNGSLRVETQHYGFSLDVTLYCSLAGGPFYQCECECVWVGVTFYCSLAGGPFYQCGVSEVLSAERLGTDQSVFVVVAIGNRGLLAAGSLLVQRPYTKPTGPIVVGIPTVDAPDPFGRIRIRYNTSRPDVRCLCRIVGLRLVDCSAMEYTSDPRVLGGGDHTLSITCMDEDGYADNKLIKFSLSLPPTPPPGPLSCDVHVRIQEHRLVADYTCDRRVMATCQVSSLQQESCNSPSGIYVANVSTLGGGPHVFILCVDDGFGKTLMKILPFTIGTAQRKCCPLPLTAQRKCCPLINSTLSLLNISQPHDTSLYLSVAPGNCSLSEGFSYSVAWGDGSIDSGTLVRLEPLHTSHRYQESGHGSEDSGSGYNVEVSYCNNPSIETNICCSSLVLPVEPH is encoded by the exons ATGATGGAGCTTAGAGTTATAttgctgtgtgttgtgtgtgtgctgctGGGGCATTGTCTGCAAGCTACTGTCTCTCAAGACTGCAGTACAG GAGGAGAGGATTGTGACACCACCCCGCTCCTTCACA GCAATGTAACATACAGGGAAGTGTCTTCATTGAAAGGCTATAATGGGATGGATGTGTGCCTCCTGGTATCAGGAGCTAGCAGCATGTCAGGAAAGCATCTCTGGCTACAGAAAGTGGTCACTCTGCTGGAGGAGCAATTCAACTCGCTGGACATCGTCTCTAATCAATACTGTCTTGTGCATTTTGGCAGTAATAGACGATCGCTGACTGGGCATTTTCTCACAGCAAATGATAACGTATTTTTTCCCTCTAACGACTTTGTGTTGGCACGGCGACGACTACAGAAAAAAGGCGATGTTGCCGATGGTTACGAAGCAGTTCAGTTCACATTATCCCATGCTCCATTCCGCACTGACCCTCGTATTGGCCGAGCACTGCTACTAGTCACAGACATGGGTCGCACAGCTCTGGCTGCAAGCAGTCATCTGAATAGAGATAACGTCTTTAGTCTATTAGCTGGTCATGAGACTGCACTGAATGTCGTGGTGGACGTGTCCATGCGATTACCCGGGCGATTACCCGGGAAGATAGTACTAGGTCTACATGACACGCATACAGTATCCACACTATCTGAGAATGGTGCAAGTTATGAGATCATGGACTCTAATGTGGAGGTGACCAGTGTGCAAGGGAACACTGTAGAGGACTATGTAACCCTGGCAACGGCTAGCGGAGGATCGTCATGGCCACTGTCACTATTGGCAACAAGTAACCTCACTGTACTGAAAACTTTTGTGCGAGCTTTCGTGACAGAAAATGACATTCAAAGAACTCtttctgtgagtgtgtgtgaagagtgtgagtgtgtgcaggTGGGCGTAGGTGGAGAGTGTGCCAGGCGTGACTGTGTGAAGGCCACTGACCAGGAGACCTGCCGTTGCCTTGCCAACAACGCCCCTACAGAG TGTTTGACCCCCTCGCCTGTGACCCCCGAGGGGGGGCAGTCCTCTGTGCTTAACCCCCAGCCCACCTCAATACCTC GTCCTCTGTTGGTGACAGGGGCAGTGGATCAGTTCCCTGGAGGGGAAGTGGAGCTCAGCTTTAATAGTACCATTAATAGAGCCTCTTATGAATGTGTCTTCCTGACCAACgacacagacacaccacaGCTACTaccat GTTCCAGTCCCTACTACCTCAAGAGTCTGCCTTCTGGGGATCACAAGATGCTTGTCATTGGAAAGAGAAAAGATTCTATTGGTACGAGGATATTTGCCTTCacgttgaccacacccacactccccCACATCACGCCCACGGCTGTTGATGCTGGTAATGGCAGTCTAAGAGTGGAGACACAACACTATGGCTTCTCCCTGGATGTGACACTTTACTGCTCGCTGGCTGGAGGTCCATTCTatcagtgtgagtgtgagtgtgtgtgggtgggtgtgacaTTTTACTGCTCGCTGGCTGGAGGTCCTTTCTatcagt GTGGTGTGTCTGAGGTGTTATCAGCGGAGAGATTGGGGACTGACCAATCAGTGTTTGTCGTTGTTGCTATTGGCAACCGTGGTCTACTAGCAGCGGGAAGTCTCCTAGTGCAAAGACCCTACACTAAACCCACAG GTCCTATTGTGGTTGGTATTCCAACAGTAGACGCCCCTGATCCATTTGGGCGTATCAGAATACGCTACAATACGTCACGTCCTGATGTGCGTTGTTTGTGTCGAATAGTGGGACTGAGATTAGTGGATTGTAGTGCGATGGAGTACACTAGTGACCCTCGTGTGTTGGGAGGTGGTGATCACACTCTCTCCATAACCTGTATGGATGAAGATGGCTATGCGGACAATAAGCTCATCAAATTCTcactctctctccctcccacaccac cTCCCGGACCATTGTCGTGTGACGTACATGTGAGGATACAGGAGCACCGATTGGTCGCTGACTACACTTGTGATAGGAGGGTTATGGCAACTTGTCAGGTCTCCAGTCTACAACAAGAGTCCT GTAACTCTCCTAGTGGTATATACGTGGCTAACGTCAGCACGCTGGGAGGTGGACCACACGTGTTCATTCTGTGTGTGGATGATGGGTTTGGCAAGACACTCATGAAGATCCTGCCCTTCACTATTGGAACAG CCCAGCGTAAGTGTTGTCCCCTCCCCCTTACAGCCCAGCGTAAGTGTTGCCCTCTCATCAACTCCACTCTCTCATTACTCAACATCTCACAACCTCACGACACGAGTCTATACCTCTCTGTTGCCCCTGGCAACTGCTCCTTGTCCGAGGGATTCAG CTATTCTGTTGCCTGGGGGGATGGCAGTATAGACTCAGGAACACTGGTCAGGCTAGAACCACTACACACAAGTCATCGTTACCAGGAAAGTGGGCATGGCTCCGAGGATAGTGGAAGTGGCTACAACGTGGAGGTGTCTTATTGCAACAATCCATCTATAGAGACGAACATTTGCTGCTCCTCGCTAGTGCTGCCAGTAGAACCACACTga
- the LOC135342401 gene encoding unconventional prefoldin RPB5 interactor-like protein isoform X2 codes for MQEAIDFSRLQQEHSKATEESNDKIQKWQEFKADYEALQTRLSTLPNQLTHDVMVPFGRFAFARGQLYHSNEVTVLLGDNWFIKTTTKHALEIVERRKKYVCEMLSQEQECLNDLEKRQLFTEEFQSAVGDTVEIKEKCVPPQSSPGKGKERKAWVPKGNVPPPRRVFPPLRKGPRDTLEAVSSTMEKLNVNVQSVSESVTTATNQPLRITVTHGEASNDNTSEGSSEGGRPLYSSPGDIFPRLTRHDVVDSVGMAAKSVRWGPTEYSTPPVTQATPPPPGRPRAVRPFTGQVIERISPQTTPTTDKTTPIADKGNKRSSRFKSNRTKTD; via the exons ATGCAGGAGGCCATCGATTTCTCCAGGTTACAACAAGAGCACAGCAAG GCCACCGAGGAGAGCAATGACAAGATACAGAAATGgcaag AGTTTAAGGCTGACTATGAGGCACTACAAACTAGACTGAGCACACTACCCAATCAGCTAACTCATGACGTTATG GTGCCTTTTGGAAGGTTTGCATTTGCTCGTGGTCAGCTTTACCATAGCAACGAGGTGACTGTGTTGCTAGGGGATAACTGGTTTATCAAGACCACCACTAAACATGCCCTCGAGATAGTTGAGCGGAGGAAGAAAT ATGTGTGTGAGATGCTGTCACAGGAACAAGAGTGTTTGAATGATCTAGAGAAGAGGCAGTTGTTCACAGAAGAGTTCCAGTCAGCAGtaggg GACACTGTGGAGATCAAGGAGAAGTGTGTTCCCCCTCAGTCATCACCAGGGAAGGGAAAAG AACGCAAAGCTTGGGTGCCTAAAGGCAATGTACCTCCTCCAAGGAGAGTGTTCCCTCCCTTAAGAAAAGGCCCGAGGGACACACTAGAGGCTGTATCATCTACAATGGAGAAACTAAACGTTAACGTTCAGAGCGTTAGTGAAAGTGTAACCACGGCAACCAACCAGCCTCTACGGATAACTGTGACTCATGGGGAGGCAAGTAACGACAACACGAGTGAAGGGAGCAGCGAG GGAGGACGACCTTTGTACTCTAGTCCAGGAGACATATTCCCTCGTCTCACTCGACATGATGTTGTTGATTCTGTTGGCATGGCAGCCAAGAGTGTCAGATGGGGTCCCACTGAGTACTCCACACCCCCTGTCACACAAGCCACGCCCCCTCCACCGGGTAGACCCAGGGCAGTCCGG ccATTTACTGGTCAAGTGATAGAGAGGATATCGCcccagaccacacccactactgACAAAACCACACCAATTGCGGACAAG GGAAACAAGAGAAGCTCACGTTTCAAGTCAAACAGAACTAAAACTGATTAG
- the LOC135343401 gene encoding uncharacterized protein LOC135343401 isoform X3, which yields MMELRVILLCVVCVLLGHCLQATVSQDCSTGGEDCDTTPLLHSNVTYREVSSLKGYNGMDVCLLVSGASSMSGKHLWLQKVVTLLEEQFNSLDIVSNQYCLVHFGSNRRSLTGHFLTANDNVFFPSNDFVLARRRLQKKGDVADGYEAVQFTLSHAPFRTDPRIGRALLLVTDMGRTALAASSHLNRDNVFSLLAGHETALNVVVDVSMRLPGRLPGKIVLGLHDTHTVSTLSENGASYEIMDSNVEVTSVQGNTVEDYVTLATASGGSSWPLSLLATSNLTVLKTFVRAFVTENDIQRTLSVSVCEECECVQVGVGGECARRDCVKATDQETCRCLANNAPTECLTPSPVTPEGGQSSVLNPQPTSIPRPLLVTGAVDQFPGGEVELSFNSTINRASYECVFLTNDTDTPQLLPCSSPYYLKSLPSGDHKMLVIGKRKDSIGTRIFAFTLTTPTLPHITPTAVDAGNGSLRVETQHYGFSLDVTLYCSLAGGPFYQCGVSEVLSAERLGTDQSVFVVVAIGNRGLLAAGSLLVQRPYTKPTGPIVVGIPTVDAPDPFGRIRIRYNTSRPDVRCLCRIVGLRLVDCSAMEYTSDPRVLGGGDHTLSITCMDEDGYADNKLIKFSLSLPPTPPPGPLSCDVHVRIQEHRLVADYTCDRRVMATCQVSSLQQESCNSPSGIYVANVSTLGGGPHVFILCVDDGFGKTLMKILPFTIGTAQRKCCPLPLTAQRKCCPLINSTLSLLNISQPHDTSLYLSVAPGNCSLSEGFSYSVAWGDGSIDSGTLVRLEPLHTSHRYQESGHGSEDSGSGYNVEVSYCNNPSIETNICCSSLVLPVEPH from the exons ATGATGGAGCTTAGAGTTATAttgctgtgtgttgtgtgtgtgctgctGGGGCATTGTCTGCAAGCTACTGTCTCTCAAGACTGCAGTACAG GAGGAGAGGATTGTGACACCACCCCGCTCCTTCACA GCAATGTAACATACAGGGAAGTGTCTTCATTGAAAGGCTATAATGGGATGGATGTGTGCCTCCTGGTATCAGGAGCTAGCAGCATGTCAGGAAAGCATCTCTGGCTACAGAAAGTGGTCACTCTGCTGGAGGAGCAATTCAACTCGCTGGACATCGTCTCTAATCAATACTGTCTTGTGCATTTTGGCAGTAATAGACGATCGCTGACTGGGCATTTTCTCACAGCAAATGATAACGTATTTTTTCCCTCTAACGACTTTGTGTTGGCACGGCGACGACTACAGAAAAAAGGCGATGTTGCCGATGGTTACGAAGCAGTTCAGTTCACATTATCCCATGCTCCATTCCGCACTGACCCTCGTATTGGCCGAGCACTGCTACTAGTCACAGACATGGGTCGCACAGCTCTGGCTGCAAGCAGTCATCTGAATAGAGATAACGTCTTTAGTCTATTAGCTGGTCATGAGACTGCACTGAATGTCGTGGTGGACGTGTCCATGCGATTACCCGGGCGATTACCCGGGAAGATAGTACTAGGTCTACATGACACGCATACAGTATCCACACTATCTGAGAATGGTGCAAGTTATGAGATCATGGACTCTAATGTGGAGGTGACCAGTGTGCAAGGGAACACTGTAGAGGACTATGTAACCCTGGCAACGGCTAGCGGAGGATCGTCATGGCCACTGTCACTATTGGCAACAAGTAACCTCACTGTACTGAAAACTTTTGTGCGAGCTTTCGTGACAGAAAATGACATTCAAAGAACTCtttctgtgagtgtgtgtgaagagtgtgagtgtgtgcaggTGGGCGTAGGTGGAGAGTGTGCCAGGCGTGACTGTGTGAAGGCCACTGACCAGGAGACCTGCCGTTGCCTTGCCAACAACGCCCCTACAGAG TGTTTGACCCCCTCGCCTGTGACCCCCGAGGGGGGGCAGTCCTCTGTGCTTAACCCCCAGCCCACCTCAATACCTC GTCCTCTGTTGGTGACAGGGGCAGTGGATCAGTTCCCTGGAGGGGAAGTGGAGCTCAGCTTTAATAGTACCATTAATAGAGCCTCTTATGAATGTGTCTTCCTGACCAACgacacagacacaccacaGCTACTaccat GTTCCAGTCCCTACTACCTCAAGAGTCTGCCTTCTGGGGATCACAAGATGCTTGTCATTGGAAAGAGAAAAGATTCTATTGGTACGAGGATATTTGCCTTCacgttgaccacacccacactccccCACATCACGCCCACGGCTGTTGATGCTGGTAATGGCAGTCTAAGAGTGGAGACACAACACTATGGCTTCTCCCTGGATGTGACACTTTACTGCTCGCTGGCTGGAGGTCCATTCTatcagt GTGGTGTGTCTGAGGTGTTATCAGCGGAGAGATTGGGGACTGACCAATCAGTGTTTGTCGTTGTTGCTATTGGCAACCGTGGTCTACTAGCAGCGGGAAGTCTCCTAGTGCAAAGACCCTACACTAAACCCACAG GTCCTATTGTGGTTGGTATTCCAACAGTAGACGCCCCTGATCCATTTGGGCGTATCAGAATACGCTACAATACGTCACGTCCTGATGTGCGTTGTTTGTGTCGAATAGTGGGACTGAGATTAGTGGATTGTAGTGCGATGGAGTACACTAGTGACCCTCGTGTGTTGGGAGGTGGTGATCACACTCTCTCCATAACCTGTATGGATGAAGATGGCTATGCGGACAATAAGCTCATCAAATTCTcactctctctccctcccacaccac cTCCCGGACCATTGTCGTGTGACGTACATGTGAGGATACAGGAGCACCGATTGGTCGCTGACTACACTTGTGATAGGAGGGTTATGGCAACTTGTCAGGTCTCCAGTCTACAACAAGAGTCCT GTAACTCTCCTAGTGGTATATACGTGGCTAACGTCAGCACGCTGGGAGGTGGACCACACGTGTTCATTCTGTGTGTGGATGATGGGTTTGGCAAGACACTCATGAAGATCCTGCCCTTCACTATTGGAACAG CCCAGCGTAAGTGTTGTCCCCTCCCCCTTACAGCCCAGCGTAAGTGTTGCCCTCTCATCAACTCCACTCTCTCATTACTCAACATCTCACAACCTCACGACACGAGTCTATACCTCTCTGTTGCCCCTGGCAACTGCTCCTTGTCCGAGGGATTCAG CTATTCTGTTGCCTGGGGGGATGGCAGTATAGACTCAGGAACACTGGTCAGGCTAGAACCACTACACACAAGTCATCGTTACCAGGAAAGTGGGCATGGCTCCGAGGATAGTGGAAGTGGCTACAACGTGGAGGTGTCTTATTGCAACAATCCATCTATAGAGACGAACATTTGCTGCTCCTCGCTAGTGCTGCCAGTAGAACCACACTga
- the LOC135342401 gene encoding unconventional prefoldin RPB5 interactor-like protein isoform X1: MQEAIDFSRLQQEHSKATEESNDKIQKWQEFKADYEALQTRLSTLPNQLTHDVMVPFGRFAFARGQLYHSNEVTVLLGDNWFIKTTTKHALEIVERRKKYVCEMLSQEQECLNDLEKRQLFTEEFQSAVGDTVEIKEKCVPPQSSPGKGKERKAWVPKGNVPPPRRVFPPLRKGPRDTLEAVSSTMEKLNVNVQSVSESVTTATNQPLRITVTHGEASNDNTSEGSSEGGRPLYSSPGDIFPRLTRHDVVDSVGMAAKSVRWGPTEYSTPPVTQATPPPPGRPRAVRPFTGQVIERISPQTTPTTDKTTPIADKLQGNKRSSRFKSNRTKTD; the protein is encoded by the exons ATGCAGGAGGCCATCGATTTCTCCAGGTTACAACAAGAGCACAGCAAG GCCACCGAGGAGAGCAATGACAAGATACAGAAATGgcaag AGTTTAAGGCTGACTATGAGGCACTACAAACTAGACTGAGCACACTACCCAATCAGCTAACTCATGACGTTATG GTGCCTTTTGGAAGGTTTGCATTTGCTCGTGGTCAGCTTTACCATAGCAACGAGGTGACTGTGTTGCTAGGGGATAACTGGTTTATCAAGACCACCACTAAACATGCCCTCGAGATAGTTGAGCGGAGGAAGAAAT ATGTGTGTGAGATGCTGTCACAGGAACAAGAGTGTTTGAATGATCTAGAGAAGAGGCAGTTGTTCACAGAAGAGTTCCAGTCAGCAGtaggg GACACTGTGGAGATCAAGGAGAAGTGTGTTCCCCCTCAGTCATCACCAGGGAAGGGAAAAG AACGCAAAGCTTGGGTGCCTAAAGGCAATGTACCTCCTCCAAGGAGAGTGTTCCCTCCCTTAAGAAAAGGCCCGAGGGACACACTAGAGGCTGTATCATCTACAATGGAGAAACTAAACGTTAACGTTCAGAGCGTTAGTGAAAGTGTAACCACGGCAACCAACCAGCCTCTACGGATAACTGTGACTCATGGGGAGGCAAGTAACGACAACACGAGTGAAGGGAGCAGCGAG GGAGGACGACCTTTGTACTCTAGTCCAGGAGACATATTCCCTCGTCTCACTCGACATGATGTTGTTGATTCTGTTGGCATGGCAGCCAAGAGTGTCAGATGGGGTCCCACTGAGTACTCCACACCCCCTGTCACACAAGCCACGCCCCCTCCACCGGGTAGACCCAGGGCAGTCCGG ccATTTACTGGTCAAGTGATAGAGAGGATATCGCcccagaccacacccactactgACAAAACCACACCAATTGCGGACAAG TTGCAGGGAAACAAGAGAAGCTCACGTTTCAAGTCAAACAGAACTAAAACTGATTAG